Proteins from a genomic interval of Caulobacter sp. SL161:
- the putA gene encoding bifunctional proline dehydrogenase/L-glutamate gamma-semialdehyde dehydrogenase PutA — MTDWDSLDAGKYRDEAAVIADLLAAKPLSSEDRAAVRAEAEALVRGARRSVRKQGVVESFLQEFSLGTREGLALMCLAEALLRTPDDETRDKLIAEKIGSADWASHLGGSDSLFVNASTWGLMLTGKIVEPDAEAQKDLPGFIKKLAGRLGEPVIRAAVGQAIRIMGEQFVLGRTIEAAIKRAAAEGDLCSFDMLGEGARTAADAARYEKSYADAIETVGKLSNGAGPEAGHGVSVKLSALCPRYEATHEDRVWEELYPRTLRLAKIAARHNLNFTIDAEEADRLALSLKLLDKLCREPELGDWTGLGLAVQAYQKRCGEVIARLKTLSEETGRRLMVRLVKGAYWDSEIKRAQVAGRPDYPVFTTKPATDLSYLVNAKALIDAAPHLYAQFATHNAHTLAAVVRMAKNAGVKIEHQRLHGMGEALYKAADDLYDGITLRAYAPVGGHEDLLPYLVRRLLENGANTSFVHALLDERVPVEKVVTDPIDTVEAHPDRHAKIPTPIHVYGERRRNSAGLDLSVKADRARLEAAVAALDGVTLSAGPLVGGKVVAGGAPLPVIAPADTQKTVGVVSEAQAGQIDEAFKLARAAQASWDRAGGVARAKVLRAMGDALEANLERLIAILSREAGKTLSDGVAEVREAVDFCRYYAMLAEDQFGEAEILRGPVGETNSLRLAGRGVFVCISPWNFPLAIFTGQIAAALAAGNAVLAKPAEQTPLIAFEAVKLYHAAGLDPRLLALLPGRGETVGAALTSHEGLDGVAFTGGTDTAWRINQVLAQRQGPIAPFIAETGGLNGMFVDTTAQREQVIDDVIVSAFGSAGQRCSALRLLFLPQDTADHIIEGLKGAMDALVIGDPALAVTDVGPVIDAEAKAALDKHLERLTREAKVLHALEAPAGGTFFPPVLAEIPTADFLEREVFGPVLHVVRYKPENLEKVAGALAARRYGLTLGIHSRIESFAADVQRLVPAGNAYVNRSMTGAVVGVQPFGGEGLSGTGPKAGGPHALLRFAVERALSVNITAQGGDPALLNL; from the coding sequence ATGACCGATTGGGACAGCCTCGACGCCGGCAAGTATCGCGACGAAGCCGCGGTGATCGCCGACCTGCTCGCCGCCAAGCCGCTCTCCAGCGAGGACCGCGCCGCCGTCCGCGCGGAAGCCGAGGCGCTGGTGCGCGGCGCCCGCCGCAGCGTCCGCAAGCAGGGCGTGGTCGAAAGCTTCCTGCAGGAGTTCAGCCTGGGCACCCGCGAGGGCCTTGCGCTCATGTGCCTTGCCGAGGCCCTGCTGCGCACCCCCGACGACGAAACTCGCGACAAACTGATCGCCGAGAAGATCGGCTCGGCCGACTGGGCCAGCCACCTGGGCGGCTCCGACAGCCTGTTCGTCAACGCCTCGACCTGGGGCCTGATGCTGACCGGCAAGATCGTCGAGCCCGACGCCGAGGCCCAGAAGGACCTGCCCGGCTTCATCAAGAAGCTGGCTGGACGCCTGGGCGAGCCGGTGATCCGCGCCGCCGTCGGCCAGGCCATCCGCATCATGGGCGAGCAGTTCGTCCTTGGACGGACGATTGAAGCCGCCATCAAGCGCGCCGCCGCCGAAGGCGACCTGTGCAGCTTCGACATGCTGGGCGAAGGCGCCCGCACCGCCGCCGACGCCGCGCGCTACGAAAAGTCCTACGCGGACGCGATCGAGACGGTCGGCAAGCTGTCGAACGGCGCGGGTCCCGAGGCCGGCCACGGCGTGTCGGTCAAGCTCTCGGCGCTCTGCCCGCGCTACGAGGCCACGCACGAAGACCGCGTCTGGGAAGAGCTCTATCCCCGCACCCTGCGCCTGGCCAAGATCGCCGCGCGTCACAATCTGAACTTCACCATCGACGCCGAAGAGGCCGACCGCCTGGCCCTGTCGCTGAAGCTCCTGGACAAGCTGTGCCGCGAGCCGGAGCTGGGCGACTGGACCGGCCTGGGCCTGGCCGTCCAGGCCTATCAGAAGCGCTGCGGCGAGGTGATCGCCCGCCTGAAGACCCTTTCGGAAGAGACCGGCCGTCGCCTGATGGTGCGCCTCGTCAAGGGCGCCTACTGGGACAGCGAGATCAAGCGCGCCCAGGTCGCCGGCCGCCCGGACTATCCGGTCTTTACGACCAAGCCTGCTACGGACCTGTCCTACCTGGTCAACGCCAAGGCCCTGATCGACGCCGCCCCGCACCTCTACGCCCAGTTCGCCACCCACAACGCCCACACCCTGGCGGCCGTGGTGCGCATGGCCAAGAACGCCGGCGTGAAGATCGAGCACCAGCGCCTGCACGGCATGGGCGAGGCTCTCTACAAGGCCGCCGACGACCTCTATGACGGCATCACCCTGCGGGCCTACGCCCCGGTGGGCGGCCACGAAGACCTCTTGCCCTATCTGGTCCGTCGCCTGCTGGAGAACGGGGCCAACACATCGTTCGTCCACGCCCTGCTGGACGAGCGGGTGCCGGTCGAGAAGGTCGTCACCGATCCGATCGACACCGTCGAGGCTCACCCCGACCGCCACGCCAAGATCCCGACGCCGATCCATGTCTATGGCGAGCGTCGCCGGAACAGCGCGGGCCTAGACCTCTCCGTGAAGGCCGACCGCGCCCGCCTCGAGGCGGCCGTCGCCGCCCTGGACGGCGTGACCCTGTCGGCCGGCCCGCTGGTCGGCGGCAAGGTCGTGGCCGGCGGCGCGCCGCTGCCGGTGATCGCCCCGGCCGACACCCAGAAGACGGTCGGCGTCGTTTCGGAAGCCCAAGCCGGCCAGATCGACGAGGCCTTCAAGCTGGCCCGCGCCGCGCAAGCCTCGTGGGACCGCGCCGGCGGCGTCGCCCGCGCCAAGGTGCTGCGCGCCATGGGCGATGCCCTGGAAGCCAATCTCGAGCGCCTGATCGCCATCCTGTCGCGCGAGGCCGGCAAGACCCTGTCGGACGGCGTCGCCGAGGTCCGCGAGGCGGTCGACTTCTGCCGCTACTACGCGATGCTGGCCGAGGATCAGTTCGGCGAGGCCGAGATCCTCAGGGGTCCGGTCGGCGAGACCAACAGCCTGCGCCTGGCTGGTCGCGGCGTCTTCGTCTGCATCAGCCCGTGGAACTTCCCGCTGGCCATCTTCACCGGCCAGATCGCCGCAGCTCTGGCCGCCGGCAACGCCGTCTTGGCAAAGCCGGCCGAGCAGACGCCGCTGATCGCCTTCGAGGCGGTGAAGCTCTACCACGCCGCCGGCCTCGACCCGCGGCTGCTGGCCCTGCTGCCCGGACGCGGCGAGACAGTCGGCGCGGCCCTGACCAGCCATGAGGGCCTGGACGGCGTCGCCTTCACCGGCGGCACCGACACGGCCTGGCGCATCAACCAGGTACTTGCTCAACGCCAAGGGCCCATCGCGCCCTTCATCGCCGAGACCGGCGGTCTGAACGGCATGTTCGTCGACACCACCGCCCAGCGTGAGCAGGTCATCGACGACGTGATCGTCAGCGCCTTCGGCTCGGCCGGTCAGCGCTGCTCGGCCCTGCGCCTGCTGTTCCTGCCGCAAGACACCGCCGACCACATCATCGAAGGCCTAAAGGGCGCGATGGACGCCCTCGTGATCGGTGATCCGGCCCTGGCCGTCACCGACGTCGGCCCCGTGATCGACGCAGAGGCCAAGGCCGCGCTCGACAAGCACCTGGAGCGCCTGACACGCGAGGCCAAGGTGCTGCACGCGCTCGAAGCCCCGGCCGGAGGGACCTTCTTCCCGCCGGTCCTGGCCGAGATCCCGACCGCCGACTTCCTGGAGCGCGAGGTGTTCGGCCCCGTGCTGCACGTGGTGCGCTACAAGCCCGAGAACCTCGAAAAGGTCGCCGGCGCCCTGGCGGCGCGCCGCTATGGCCTGACGCTGGGCATCCACTCGCGGATCGAGAGCTTCGCCGCCGACGTCCAGCGCCTGGTCCCGGCCGGCAACGCCTATGTGAACCGCTCGATGACCGGCGCGGTCGTCGGCGTCCAGCCGTTCGGCGGCGAGG
- a CDS encoding Lrp/AsnC ligand binding domain-containing protein, producing MAISALDDTDRRLLKVLQADGRITNAELAKRCNLSPAATFDRVRRLRERGFITGYAALLDPAKVDRALLIFVEVVLERTTGDVFEEFGAAVRRAPEILECHMVAGGFDYLIKARVRDMEAYRSFLGDILVKMPGVRETRTYAVLEEVKSTVQLPL from the coding sequence ATGGCCATTTCTGCTCTAGATGACACCGATCGCAGGCTGTTGAAGGTTCTGCAGGCCGACGGCCGGATCACCAACGCCGAGCTGGCGAAACGCTGCAACCTGTCGCCGGCCGCGACCTTCGACCGGGTGCGGCGTCTGCGCGAGCGCGGCTTCATCACCGGCTACGCGGCGCTGCTGGATCCGGCCAAGGTCGACCGGGCGCTGCTGATCTTCGTGGAGGTGGTGCTGGAGCGAACGACCGGCGACGTCTTCGAGGAGTTCGGGGCCGCCGTCCGTCGCGCGCCCGAGATCCTGGAGTGCCACATGGTGGCCGGCGGGTTCGACTACCTGATCAAGGCCCGCGTGCGCGACATGGAGGCCTATCGCAGCTTCCTGGGCGACATCCTCGTGAAGATGCCGGGCGTGCGCGAAACGCGGACCTATGCGGTGCTGGAAGAGGTCAAGAGCACGGTGCAACTGCCGCTCTAG
- a CDS encoding efflux transporter outer membrane subunit — protein MLRNLTLILVASTAVGACTLAPQYERPVLPVAQTWSTPAPEAATTVSAADLDWRQVLVDPRLQGVVDLALRQNRDLRVAVLNIEKARAQYGVQRSALFPGVSGTVSEQRGRTPASTSPTGQPFETDVFNATIGFTAYELDLFGRVRSLKDAALQSYLATEQTSRSVRVSLIAETANAWLTLAADQERLALAKTTLATREDSLRLVRQRVDGGAGSLLDLRNAETLAETARADLAVYTAQVAQDRNALALLVGGEPPADLLPSGSLDADAVLADLPAGLPSDVLARRPDVLAAERQLQAANANIGAARAAFFPRISLTGSAGSASTDLDGLFKSGTSIWSFTPQISLPIFAGGANVANLNISKADRDIAVATYEKTVQTAFREVSDALSVRATVADRLTAQERLTAAAADSTRLSQQRRDAGLDSALTLLDAQRSLYTAQQGLISARLAQVTNLVTLYKTLGGGAPAT, from the coding sequence ATGCTGCGTAACCTCACCCTGATCCTGGTCGCCTCGACGGCGGTCGGCGCCTGCACCCTGGCGCCCCAGTACGAGCGGCCGGTTCTCCCGGTCGCCCAGACCTGGTCCACGCCCGCGCCCGAGGCGGCGACCACCGTCTCGGCCGCCGATCTCGACTGGCGCCAGGTGCTGGTCGATCCGCGCCTGCAAGGCGTGGTCGATCTGGCCCTCCGGCAGAACCGCGACCTGCGCGTGGCGGTGCTGAACATCGAGAAGGCCCGCGCCCAGTACGGCGTTCAGCGCTCGGCGCTGTTCCCGGGCGTCAGCGGCACGGTCTCCGAACAGCGCGGCCGCACCCCGGCCTCGACCTCGCCGACCGGCCAGCCCTTCGAGACCGATGTGTTCAACGCCACCATCGGCTTCACCGCCTATGAGCTGGACCTGTTCGGTCGCGTCCGCAGCCTGAAGGACGCCGCCCTGCAGAGCTATCTGGCCACCGAGCAGACCAGCCGCTCGGTGCGGGTCAGCCTGATCGCCGAGACCGCCAACGCCTGGCTGACCCTGGCCGCCGACCAGGAGCGCCTGGCGCTGGCCAAGACCACCCTGGCCACCCGCGAGGACTCCCTGCGTCTGGTGCGTCAGCGGGTCGACGGCGGCGCAGGCTCGCTGCTCGACCTGCGCAACGCCGAGACCCTGGCCGAAACGGCGCGGGCCGACCTCGCTGTCTACACCGCCCAGGTCGCCCAGGATCGCAACGCTCTCGCTCTGCTGGTCGGCGGCGAGCCGCCCGCCGACCTACTGCCGTCGGGGAGCCTGGACGCCGACGCCGTGCTGGCCGACCTGCCGGCCGGACTGCCCTCGGACGTGCTGGCGCGTCGTCCCGACGTGCTGGCCGCCGAGCGCCAGCTGCAAGCGGCCAACGCCAATATCGGCGCAGCGCGGGCGGCGTTCTTTCCGCGCATCAGCCTGACCGGCTCTGCGGGCTCGGCCAGCACCGATCTGGACGGCCTCTTCAAGAGCGGGACCAGCATCTGGAGCTTCACGCCCCAGATCAGCCTGCCGATCTTCGCCGGCGGGGCCAATGTGGCGAACCTGAACATCTCCAAGGCCGACCGCGACATCGCCGTGGCGACCTATGAGAAGACGGTGCAGACCGCGTTCCGCGAGGTTTCCGACGCCCTGTCGGTGCGCGCCACGGTCGCCGATCGCCTGACCGCCCAGGAGCGCCTGACCGCCGCCGCCGCCGACAGCACCCGCCTGTCCCAGCAGCGACGCGACGCCGGCCTCGACAGCGCGCTCACCCTGCTGGACGCCCAGCGCAGCCTCTACACCGCGCAACAGGGTCTGATCAGCGCGCGTCTGGCCCAGGTGACCAACCTCGTCACCCTCTACAAGACCCTCGGCGGCGGCGCGCCCGCCACCTGA
- a CDS encoding efflux RND transporter permease subunit — MLSRFFIDRPIFAWVIAIVIMLAGALAIRTLPVAQYPEIALPQVSISANYPGASAKTVEDSVTQVIEQKMKGLDGLDYMSSSSDSSGSATVTLTFKAGTDIDIAQVQVQNKLQTATALLPQEVQQQGLTVAKSARNFMMVVGLYSKDPKTTGADLGDYLASNIQDPLSRVDGVGDIQLFGAQYAMRIWLDPQKLASFSLTPADVATAIRAQNAQVSAGQIGGTPNLPGTGLNATITAQSRLQTPEQFRQIIVKNTAGGATVRLSDVARVELGAESYISTAKFNGYPAAGMAIKLAPGANALDTAAAVKAQMAQLEKTFPASYEYVVPYDSTPFVKLSIEEVVKTLIEAIILVFIVMFLFLQNWRATLIPTIAVPVVLLGTFGVLAAFGYSINTLTMFGLVLAIGLLVDDAIVVVENVERVMSEEGLSPKEATRKSMNEITGALIGIALVLAAVFVPMAFFGGSQGVIYRQFSITIVSAMALSVVVALVLTPALTATMLKPVKAGHHEEKTGFFGWFNRSFNDMSSRYQGSVRKILGKSGRWMAIYAAIIVAMGLLFVRLPSAFLPEEDQGTLFTLVQLPAGATEEKTLAVLDQVRDHFLVGEKDAVQSVFTVSGFSFAGAGQNAGLAFVRLKDFDVRKAANLKAAAVAGRAMGAFSQIRDAMVFAVVPPAVSELGNSSGFDFQLQDVGGVGHETLMNARNMMLGMASQDPSLVGVRPNGQDDTPQLKIEVDQAKAGALGLTTADINSALSAAWGGSYINDFIDRGRVKKVYMQADAPFRMTPEDLNRWYVRNNQGQMVAFPAFATASWTYGSPRLERYNGLSSVNIQGAPAPGKSSGDAIAAMEKIAAKLPPGVGYEWTGLSAQELEAGNQAPALYAISILVVFLLLAALYESWSIPLAVIMVIPLGVIGALLATFARGLSNDIYFQVGLLTTMGLAAKNAILVVEFAKDLYEKGMGLIEATLEAVRLRLRPIIMTSLAFVFGVLPLAISNGAGSGAQHAIGTGVIGGMISATLLAIFFVPLFFVVVEKIFKPKHTGHDAAQGQVSSTEAH; from the coding sequence ATGCTCTCGCGTTTCTTCATCGACCGGCCCATCTTCGCGTGGGTCATCGCCATCGTGATCATGCTGGCCGGAGCGCTCGCCATCCGGACCCTGCCGGTCGCGCAATATCCTGAGATCGCCCTGCCCCAGGTGTCGATCTCGGCCAACTATCCCGGCGCCTCGGCCAAGACCGTCGAGGACAGCGTCACCCAGGTCATCGAACAGAAGATGAAGGGCCTGGACGGTCTGGACTACATGTCCTCGAGCAGCGACAGCTCGGGCTCGGCCACCGTAACCCTGACCTTCAAGGCCGGCACCGACATCGACATCGCCCAGGTCCAGGTCCAGAACAAGCTGCAGACCGCCACCGCCCTCTTGCCGCAGGAAGTGCAGCAGCAAGGCCTGACCGTCGCCAAGTCGGCGCGCAACTTCATGATGGTGGTGGGTCTCTATTCGAAGGACCCCAAGACCACCGGCGCCGACCTCGGCGACTATCTGGCCTCGAACATCCAGGATCCGCTGAGCCGCGTCGACGGCGTCGGCGACATCCAGCTGTTCGGCGCGCAGTACGCCATGCGCATCTGGCTGGATCCGCAGAAGCTGGCCAGCTTCAGCCTGACCCCGGCCGACGTCGCCACCGCGATCCGCGCCCAGAACGCCCAGGTCTCGGCCGGCCAGATCGGCGGAACGCCGAACCTGCCGGGCACGGGCCTGAACGCGACGATCACCGCCCAGTCGCGCCTGCAGACGCCGGAACAGTTCCGCCAGATCATCGTCAAGAACACCGCCGGCGGCGCCACCGTGCGCCTCAGCGACGTGGCGCGCGTCGAGCTGGGCGCGGAAAGCTACATCTCGACCGCCAAGTTCAACGGCTATCCGGCCGCCGGCATGGCCATCAAGCTGGCCCCCGGCGCCAACGCGCTCGACACCGCCGCGGCGGTGAAGGCCCAGATGGCCCAGCTGGAGAAGACCTTCCCGGCCAGCTACGAGTACGTCGTTCCCTATGACTCCACCCCGTTCGTGAAGCTGTCGATCGAGGAAGTGGTCAAGACGCTGATCGAGGCCATCATCCTCGTGTTCATCGTCATGTTCCTGTTCCTGCAGAACTGGCGCGCGACCCTGATCCCGACCATCGCCGTGCCGGTCGTCCTTCTGGGCACCTTCGGCGTGCTGGCCGCCTTCGGCTATTCGATCAACACGCTCACCATGTTCGGCCTGGTGCTGGCCATCGGCCTTCTGGTCGACGACGCCATCGTCGTGGTCGAGAACGTCGAGCGCGTGATGAGCGAGGAGGGCCTCTCGCCCAAGGAAGCCACCCGCAAGTCGATGAACGAGATCACCGGCGCCCTGATCGGCATCGCCCTCGTTTTGGCGGCGGTGTTCGTGCCGATGGCCTTCTTCGGCGGCTCGCAGGGCGTGATCTACCGCCAGTTCTCGATCACCATCGTCTCGGCCATGGCCCTGTCGGTGGTCGTCGCCCTGGTGCTGACGCCCGCCCTCACCGCCACGATGCTGAAGCCGGTCAAGGCCGGCCACCACGAGGAGAAGACCGGCTTCTTCGGCTGGTTCAACCGCAGCTTCAACGACATGTCGTCGCGCTACCAAGGCAGCGTCCGCAAGATCCTGGGCAAGAGCGGCCGCTGGATGGCCATCTACGCCGCGATCATCGTGGCCATGGGCCTGCTGTTCGTCCGCCTGCCCAGCGCCTTCCTGCCGGAAGAGGACCAGGGCACCCTGTTCACCCTCGTCCAGCTGCCCGCCGGCGCGACCGAGGAAAAGACCCTGGCCGTGCTCGACCAGGTGCGCGACCACTTCCTGGTCGGCGAAAAGGACGCGGTCCAGTCGGTGTTCACCGTCTCGGGCTTCAGCTTCGCCGGCGCCGGTCAGAACGCGGGTCTCGCCTTCGTTCGCCTGAAGGACTTCGACGTCCGCAAGGCGGCCAATCTCAAGGCCGCCGCTGTCGCCGGTCGCGCCATGGGCGCCTTCAGCCAGATCCGCGACGCCATGGTGTTCGCGGTCGTGCCGCCGGCCGTGTCCGAGCTGGGCAACTCGTCCGGCTTCGACTTCCAGCTGCAGGACGTCGGCGGCGTGGGGCACGAGACCCTGATGAACGCCCGCAACATGATGCTGGGCATGGCCTCGCAGGATCCCAGCCTGGTGGGCGTGCGCCCCAACGGCCAGGACGACACCCCGCAGCTGAAGATCGAGGTCGACCAGGCCAAGGCCGGCGCGCTGGGCCTGACCACCGCCGACATCAACAGCGCCCTCAGCGCCGCCTGGGGCGGCTCGTACATCAACGACTTCATCGACCGCGGCCGCGTGAAGAAGGTCTACATGCAGGCCGACGCCCCGTTCCGCATGACGCCCGAGGACCTGAACCGCTGGTACGTGCGCAACAACCAGGGCCAGATGGTCGCCTTCCCGGCCTTCGCCACGGCGTCGTGGACCTATGGCTCGCCGCGCCTGGAACGCTACAACGGCCTGTCGTCGGTCAACATCCAGGGCGCCCCGGCCCCGGGCAAGAGCTCGGGCGACGCGATCGCGGCGATGGAGAAAATCGCGGCCAAGCTGCCGCCCGGCGTCGGCTATGAGTGGACCGGCCTGTCGGCCCAGGAACTGGAGGCCGGCAATCAGGCTCCCGCCCTGTACGCCATCTCGATCCTGGTGGTGTTCCTGCTGCTGGCCGCCCTTTACGAGAGCTGGTCGATCCCGCTGGCGGTGATCATGGTCATCCCGCTGGGCGTCATCGGCGCGCTGCTGGCGACCTTCGCCCGTGGCCTCAGCAACGACATCTACTTCCAGGTGGGCCTGCTGACGACCATGGGCCTGGCGGCCAAGAACGCCATCCTGGTCGTCGAGTTCGCCAAGGACCTCTACGAGAAGGGGATGGGCCTGATCGAGGCCACGCTGGAGGCGGTTCGCCTGCGCCTGCGCCCGATCATCATGACCTCGCTGGCCTTTGTCTTCGGCGTGCTGCCGCTGGCGATCTCCAACGGGGCTGGATCGGGGGCCCAGCACGCGATCGGCACCGGCGTCATCGGCGGCATGATCTCGGCCACCCTGCTCGCCATCTTCTTCGTCCCGCTGTTCTTCGTGGTGGTCGAGAAGATCTTCAAACCCAAGCACACCGGTCACGACGCCGCCCAAGGCCAAGTGTCGTCGACGGAGGCTCACTGA
- a CDS encoding efflux RND transporter periplasmic adaptor subunit, with protein sequence MHFQRSVAATTVGLAAIALTLSACGQKPGGGMGMGMGGPTEVGYIVAQSQSVGLTTELAGRTSAYLVSEVRPQVSGVIQKRLFEEGAVVRAGQPLYQIDPATYQAAYNSAAAALAQAQAQATAAKLKADRYKALVETGAVSRQDNDDAQAAALQTAAAVGVQKAALDSARINLNYARVTAPISGRIGKSSVTAGALVTANQAGALATVQDLSKVYVDLTQTSAELLKLQAQFASGKVGRSGSAQVTLKLEDGSTYPIPGRLEFSDITVDPGTGAVGLRAVFDNPNGVLLPGMYVRAVLSQGVAPSGILIPQTAVNRDPKGGASVMLVGAKGPEPRPITLGQTVGDKWLVTSGLNAGDKVIVEGLMKVRPGAPIKAVPAGVAPAAHAQR encoded by the coding sequence ATGCACTTCCAACGCTCGGTCGCGGCGACGACCGTGGGACTCGCCGCTATTGCGCTCACCCTCTCCGCCTGCGGCCAGAAGCCGGGCGGCGGCATGGGCATGGGCATGGGTGGGCCGACCGAGGTCGGCTACATCGTGGCGCAGTCCCAATCCGTGGGCCTCACCACGGAACTGGCCGGCCGCACCTCGGCCTATCTGGTCTCGGAAGTCCGCCCGCAGGTGAGCGGCGTCATCCAGAAGCGGCTGTTCGAGGAAGGCGCGGTCGTCCGCGCCGGCCAGCCGCTCTACCAGATCGACCCCGCTACCTATCAGGCCGCCTACAACAGCGCCGCCGCTGCCCTCGCCCAGGCCCAGGCCCAGGCGACCGCCGCCAAGCTGAAGGCCGACCGCTACAAGGCCCTGGTCGAGACCGGCGCGGTCTCCAGACAGGACAATGACGACGCCCAGGCCGCCGCCCTGCAGACCGCCGCCGCCGTCGGCGTGCAGAAGGCCGCGCTGGACAGCGCCCGGATCAATCTGAACTACGCCCGCGTCACCGCCCCGATCTCGGGCCGCATCGGCAAGAGCAGCGTCACCGCCGGCGCCCTGGTCACCGCCAACCAGGCGGGCGCCCTGGCCACGGTGCAGGACCTGTCGAAGGTCTATGTCGACCTGACCCAGACCTCGGCCGAACTCCTGAAGCTCCAGGCGCAGTTCGCCTCGGGCAAGGTCGGCCGCAGCGGCTCGGCCCAGGTGACGCTGAAGCTGGAAGACGGTTCGACCTATCCGATCCCCGGCCGCCTGGAGTTCTCCGACATCACCGTCGACCCGGGCACCGGGGCGGTGGGCCTGCGCGCGGTGTTCGACAACCCGAACGGCGTGCTGCTGCCCGGCATGTATGTCCGCGCGGTGCTCAGCCAGGGCGTCGCCCCGAGCGGTATCCTGATCCCGCAGACCGCCGTGAACCGCGATCCGAAGGGCGGCGCGAGCGTGATGCTGGTCGGCGCCAAGGGCCCCGAACCGCGTCCGATCACCCTGGGCCAGACGGTCGGCGACAAGTGGCTGGTCACCAGCGGCCTGAACGCCGGCGACAAGGTCATCGTCGAGGGCCTGATGAAGGTGCGTCCCGGCGCGCCGATCAAGGCCGTCCCCGCCGGCGTCGCGCCGGCCGCCCACGCTCAGCGCTAA
- a CDS encoding TetR/AcrR family transcriptional regulator, giving the protein MADETHAGRPSPETRRQQILDAACERVRQSGFHAASMADIAKVAGLSVGQIYRYFENKEAIIAAIVAQDLAEMRDKFAEMEKQPGTLRDSIDDHLPEAIDKCFDPRRAALALEVVAEAARNCKVAAIVRSADEQERALARAMMERDRKPEWSEAEFHARCEVVGLLFDGLLLRGVNHPDLDRDALTDVLRSTVRHLLS; this is encoded by the coding sequence ATGGCTGACGAGACACACGCGGGTCGCCCCTCGCCGGAAACGCGCCGTCAGCAAATCCTGGATGCGGCGTGCGAGCGGGTGCGCCAGTCGGGCTTCCACGCCGCCAGCATGGCCGACATCGCCAAGGTGGCCGGCCTGAGCGTCGGCCAGATCTATCGCTATTTCGAGAACAAGGAGGCGATCATCGCCGCCATCGTCGCCCAGGACCTGGCCGAGATGCGCGACAAGTTCGCCGAGATGGAGAAACAGCCGGGTACGCTGCGCGACTCCATCGACGACCACCTGCCCGAGGCCATCGACAAGTGCTTCGACCCACGCCGCGCGGCCCTGGCGCTCGAGGTGGTGGCTGAGGCGGCCCGCAACTGCAAGGTCGCCGCCATCGTCCGTTCGGCCGACGAGCAGGAGCGCGCCCTGGCCCGCGCCATGATGGAGCGCGACCGCAAGCCCGAATGGAGCGAGGCCGAGTTCCACGCGCGCTGCGAGGTGGTCGGCCTGTTGTTCGACGGCCTGCTGCTACGGGGCGTGAACCACCCTGACCTCGACCGCGACGCCCTGACGGACGTGCTGCGATCCACGGTGCGGCATCTGCTGAGCTAG
- a CDS encoding TIGR00730 family Rossman fold protein, whose amino-acid sequence MTDAPDNTAQLASPSYRLAALDQDFLLGDSMRGVRFLLEFAKADEALRRWGVRSTIVVFGSARVREDGPPQRARWYAEARRLGRIVSERGGAKHQNGHKVRDNVIATGGGPGLMEAANRGAFEVGAPSIGFNITLPHEQVPNPYCTPELTFRFHYFAMRKMHLAMRANALVVFPGGFGTFDELFEILTLRQTDKAPPIPIVLFEEAYWRSIINFEALVEHGMIAPADLELVHFADDAEGVWDKLVACGLKLPTGV is encoded by the coding sequence GTGACCGACGCCCCCGACAACACCGCCCAACTGGCCTCGCCGTCCTATCGGCTGGCGGCGCTGGACCAGGATTTCCTGCTCGGCGACTCGATGCGCGGCGTGCGGTTCCTGCTGGAGTTCGCCAAGGCCGACGAGGCGCTGCGCCGCTGGGGCGTGCGCTCGACCATCGTGGTGTTCGGCAGCGCCCGCGTGCGCGAGGACGGACCGCCGCAGCGCGCCCGCTGGTACGCCGAGGCCCGTCGCCTGGGCCGCATCGTCTCCGAGCGTGGCGGGGCCAAGCATCAGAACGGCCACAAGGTCCGCGACAATGTCATCGCCACCGGCGGGGGCCCGGGCCTGATGGAGGCCGCCAACCGGGGCGCCTTCGAGGTCGGCGCGCCGTCGATCGGTTTCAACATCACCCTGCCCCACGAGCAGGTCCCCAATCCCTACTGCACGCCGGAGCTGACCTTCCGCTTCCACTATTTCGCGATGCGCAAGATGCATCTGGCCATGCGGGCCAATGCGCTGGTGGTGTTCCCCGGCGGTTTCGGCACCTTCGACGAGTTGTTCGAGATCCTGACGCTGCGCCAGACCGACAAGGCGCCGCCGATCCCCATCGTGCTGTTCGAAGAGGCCTATTGGCGCTCGATCATCAATTTCGAGGCCCTGGTCGAGCACGGCATGATCGCGCCGGCGGACCTTGAGCTGGTCCATTTCGCGGATGATGCGGAAGGCGTCTGGGACAAGCTGGTGGCCTGCGGCCTGAAGCTGCCGACGGGCGTCTAG